From Agromyces sp. SYSU T00194, a single genomic window includes:
- a CDS encoding response regulator, whose protein sequence is MTGADAGPGAEGVGRIRVLIVDDQALVRTGFRMILEIEPDLEVVGEIADGEQAVEAARTLAPDVLLMDVRMPRMDGIEATRRILADPDATARVVMLTTFDLDEYVYDALQAGASGFLLKDVPPELLVAGIRAVHAGDSLLAPAVTRRMIETFVARPRATASPDVLAALTDREREVLALLARGRTNGEIARELYVSETTVKTHVGRLLAKLGARDRVQAVIIAYETGLATGSWPTG, encoded by the coding sequence GTGACGGGCGCGGACGCGGGCCCGGGCGCCGAGGGAGTCGGGCGCATCCGGGTGCTGATCGTCGACGACCAGGCGCTCGTCCGCACCGGTTTCCGCATGATCCTCGAGATCGAGCCCGATCTCGAGGTGGTCGGCGAGATCGCCGACGGCGAGCAGGCGGTCGAGGCCGCGCGCACCCTCGCGCCGGACGTCCTGCTGATGGACGTGCGGATGCCGCGCATGGACGGCATCGAGGCGACCCGGCGCATCCTCGCCGACCCCGACGCGACCGCGCGCGTGGTGATGCTCACCACCTTCGACCTCGACGAGTACGTCTACGACGCGCTGCAGGCCGGGGCGAGCGGATTCCTGCTCAAGGACGTGCCGCCCGAACTGCTCGTCGCCGGCATCCGCGCCGTGCACGCGGGCGACTCGCTGCTCGCGCCGGCCGTCACGCGCCGCATGATCGAGACCTTCGTGGCCCGCCCGCGCGCGACGGCGTCGCCCGACGTGCTGGCCGCGCTCACCGACCGCGAGCGCGAGGTGCTCGCACTCCTGGCACGCGGGCGCACCAACGGCGAGATCGCCCGGGAGCTCTACGTGTCGGAGACCACCGTGAAGACGCACGTCGGGCGGCTGCTCGCGAAGCTCGGCGCCCGCGACCGCGTGCAGGCGGTGATCATCGCGTACGAGACGGGGCTCGCGACGGGGTCGTGGCCGACGGGGTGA
- a CDS encoding serine hydrolase domain-containing protein, which yields MTTYDHAFDWARRHVAAGTLPGAVLGIATSDGVVALDAFGDAGTGDHYPLFSITKPLVGLTALRLIEQGRLTLETPLADAVPEFGADRADVVRLRHLVTHTSGIPEPALDVPAGLRPALLAPGRDFAAGAISRYSTIAYEGIAALIAHAGGAPWEQQMLETLAGADATGVTFDVESTRHAPVECAEQGVDWDLFASHRNPGAGAFARAEDLLAVATSLLRDDGRLVHPLTNALMRRSHTEDVPTIDPYPPERGTHWGVTWCLRDAAPAALARDGFGHGGWAGTDFWMHPEHDVAFVLLTNVASSGRLGLSLDELDNAVVTAR from the coding sequence GTGACGACGTACGACCACGCCTTCGACTGGGCGCGCCGCCACGTGGCGGCGGGCACGCTGCCCGGCGCCGTGCTCGGCATCGCGACGAGCGACGGCGTCGTCGCGCTCGACGCGTTCGGCGACGCCGGCACCGGCGACCACTACCCGCTGTTCTCGATCACGAAGCCGCTCGTGGGGCTCACCGCGCTGCGCCTGATCGAGCAGGGGCGGCTCACGCTCGAGACGCCCCTGGCGGACGCGGTGCCGGAGTTCGGGGCCGACCGAGCCGATGTCGTGCGCCTGCGGCACCTCGTGACCCACACGTCCGGCATCCCGGAGCCGGCCCTCGACGTGCCGGCCGGGCTGCGTCCCGCCCTCCTCGCCCCGGGGCGCGACTTCGCCGCGGGGGCGATCTCCCGCTACTCGACGATCGCCTACGAGGGCATCGCCGCGCTCATCGCGCACGCGGGCGGCGCCCCGTGGGAGCAGCAGATGCTCGAGACCCTTGCGGGAGCGGATGCCACGGGCGTCACGTTCGACGTCGAGTCGACGCGCCACGCGCCGGTCGAGTGCGCCGAGCAGGGGGTGGACTGGGACCTGTTCGCGTCGCACCGCAACCCCGGCGCGGGGGCCTTCGCACGGGCCGAGGACCTGCTCGCGGTCGCGACCTCGCTGCTGCGCGACGACGGCCGGCTGGTGCATCCGCTCACCAACGCCCTGATGCGTCGCTCGCACACGGAGGACGTGCCCACCATCGACCCCTACCCACCCGAGCGCGGCACCCACTGGGGCGTCACCTGGTGCCTGCGCGACGCCGCGCCCGCCGCGCTCGCACGCGACGGCTTCGGCCACGGCGGCTGGGCCGGCACCGACTTCTGGATGCACCCCGAGCACGACGTGGCGTTCGTGCTGCTGACGAACGTGGCGTCGTCGGGCCGGCTGGGTCTCAGCCTCGACGAGCTCGACAACGCGGTGGTCACCGCGCGCTGA
- a CDS encoding TetR/AcrR family transcriptional regulator: MSAPTRPLRRDAALNRERLLDEAERYFAEAGIDASLHELAERTGVGIGTLYRRFPTYPDLIRALYDRAVERIDVIMGRIADLDSGWEQVVGYLDGNLAILVDYPATPAVLHRMSEFDPDYRPGGRWEEAVTAFVRRAHDEGTLRTDVTATDIGMLPLAMASVLRFPQAVRGVALARFRTITLDGLRAVDGTHAMPTEPLTAEELNSAIHERRADPPMRAERT; the protein is encoded by the coding sequence GTGTCAGCACCGACCCGACCGCTGCGACGCGACGCCGCCCTGAATCGCGAGCGCCTCCTCGACGAGGCGGAACGCTACTTCGCCGAGGCCGGAATCGACGCCTCGCTCCACGAACTCGCCGAACGCACCGGCGTGGGCATCGGCACGCTCTACCGCCGGTTCCCCACGTATCCCGACCTGATCCGCGCGCTCTACGACCGCGCCGTCGAGCGCATCGACGTGATCATGGGCCGCATCGCCGACCTCGACTCGGGGTGGGAGCAGGTCGTCGGCTACCTCGACGGCAACCTCGCGATCCTCGTCGACTACCCCGCGACGCCCGCCGTGCTGCACCGCATGTCGGAGTTCGACCCGGACTACCGGCCCGGCGGGCGCTGGGAGGAGGCGGTCACGGCGTTCGTGCGGCGAGCGCACGACGAGGGCACCCTGCGCACCGACGTCACGGCGACCGACATCGGCATGCTGCCGCTCGCCATGGCCAGCGTGCTGCGGTTCCCGCAGGCGGTGCGCGGCGTCGCCCTCGCGCGCTTCCGCACGATCACGCTCGACGGGCTGCGCGCGGTCGACGGCACGCACGCGATGCCGACCGAGCCGCTCACGGCCGAGGAGCTGAACTCGGCGATCCACGAACGGCGGGCCGACCCGCCGATGCGCGCCGAGCGCACCTGA
- a CDS encoding NYN domain-containing protein, which produces MPTTAEPRVAIYLDFDNIVISRYDQLHGDLSYRRDTGKRSSTAKAETATKLQAATVDVDAVLDFAATFGTIAVARAYADWSNPVNASYRGQLIDRAVDLVQLFPLSATKNGADIRLAVDAVEDLFRLDDLTHVVIVAGDSDYVALAQRCKRLSRYVVGIGVAGGTSRALTAACDEFADYDALLQTDADVDEDERAAEEDAAASKTAKGAKDASGGGANGRRKANGSSTEDDGATASDAEATPSTRNPGRLLIKALELLRAKNDEEWQPSGSVKNQMLRMDPGFQERRLGFGSFTDFLKSRGGVVELDETTGQNRVRIRPRKG; this is translated from the coding sequence ATGCCCACCACCGCGGAACCCCGCGTCGCCATCTACCTCGACTTCGACAACATCGTGATCTCGCGGTACGACCAGCTGCACGGCGACCTGTCGTACCGGCGCGACACCGGCAAGCGCTCGTCGACCGCGAAGGCGGAGACCGCGACGAAGCTCCAGGCCGCGACGGTCGACGTCGACGCCGTGCTCGACTTCGCCGCGACCTTCGGCACGATCGCCGTCGCACGCGCCTACGCCGACTGGTCGAACCCCGTCAACGCCAGCTACCGCGGCCAGCTCATCGACCGCGCGGTCGACCTCGTGCAGCTGTTCCCGCTCTCGGCCACCAAGAACGGCGCCGACATCCGCCTCGCGGTCGACGCCGTGGAGGACCTGTTCCGCCTCGACGACCTCACCCACGTGGTGATCGTCGCCGGTGACTCCGACTACGTCGCGCTCGCGCAGCGGTGCAAGCGCCTCAGCCGGTACGTCGTCGGCATCGGCGTCGCCGGCGGCACCAGCCGGGCGCTCACCGCCGCGTGCGACGAGTTCGCCGACTACGACGCGCTGCTGCAGACCGACGCCGACGTCGACGAGGACGAACGCGCCGCCGAGGAGGACGCCGCGGCGTCGAAGACGGCGAAGGGCGCGAAGGATGCCTCGGGCGGCGGCGCGAACGGGCGCAGGAAGGCCAATGGATCGTCGACGGAGGACGACGGGGCCACCGCATCCGATGCCGAGGCCACGCCCTCGACCCGCAACCCCGGGCGCCTGCTGATCAAGGCGCTCGAGCTGCTGCGCGCGAAGAACGACGAGGAGTGGCAGCCGTCGGGCTCGGTGAAGAACCAGATGCTGCGCATGGACCCCGGCTTCCAGGAGCGCCGGCTCGGATTCGGCTCGTTCACCGACTTCCTGAAGTCGCGCGGCGGGGTCGTGGAGCTCGACGAGACGACCGGGCAGAACCGCGTGCGCATCCGGCCGCGCAAGGGCTGA
- a CDS encoding aldo/keto reductase — MTETAQAARIRIADSDLEVFGLNLGGNVFGWTADAEASAAVLDGYVAAGGNFVDTADAYSAWAPGHTGGESETVIGDWMRSRGNRDEIVVATKVSQHPEFRGLAADTVRAAADASLQRLGTDRIDLYYAHLDDPSVPLEETVGALSALVDAGKVRAIGISNYAPERIDEWFEVTAANAFHRAVALQPHYNLLERDFEHGLRERAEREGLAVFPYFSLAKGFLAGKYRDGADASGSASPRAAAASAYLDDRGRGVLAVLDRIAAAHGVPVASVALAWLRAQPTVVAPIASARDTAQLPALVASATLELAGDELAELSAASA, encoded by the coding sequence ATGACCGAGACCGCGCAGGCCGCCCGCATCCGCATCGCCGACTCCGACCTCGAGGTGTTCGGGCTGAACCTCGGCGGCAACGTGTTCGGGTGGACGGCCGACGCCGAGGCGTCCGCCGCGGTGCTCGACGGCTACGTCGCCGCGGGCGGCAACTTCGTCGACACCGCCGACGCCTACTCGGCGTGGGCGCCCGGGCACACGGGGGGCGAGAGCGAGACCGTCATCGGCGACTGGATGCGCTCGCGGGGCAACCGCGACGAGATCGTCGTGGCGACCAAGGTGAGCCAGCACCCGGAGTTCCGCGGGCTCGCCGCCGACACCGTGCGCGCTGCCGCCGACGCGTCGCTGCAGCGGCTCGGCACCGACCGGATCGACCTCTACTACGCCCACTTGGACGACCCGTCGGTGCCGCTCGAGGAGACGGTCGGCGCCCTCTCGGCGCTCGTCGATGCGGGCAAGGTGCGCGCGATCGGCATCTCGAACTACGCCCCCGAGCGCATCGACGAGTGGTTCGAGGTGACCGCGGCGAACGCGTTCCACCGCGCCGTCGCGCTGCAGCCCCACTACAACCTCCTCGAGCGCGACTTCGAGCACGGGCTGCGCGAGCGGGCCGAGCGCGAGGGGCTCGCGGTGTTCCCGTACTTCTCCCTCGCGAAGGGGTTCCTCGCGGGCAAGTACCGTGACGGGGCGGATGCCTCGGGGTCGGCCAGTCCCCGGGCCGCCGCTGCGTCGGCCTACCTCGACGACCGCGGTCGGGGCGTGCTCGCGGTGCTCGACCGCATCGCCGCGGCGCACGGCGTGCCCGTGGCATCCGTCGCCCTCGCCTGGCTGCGTGCGCAGCCGACGGTGGTCGCGCCGATCGCGAGCGCGCGCGACACGGCCCAGCTGCCCGCGCTCGTCGCATCGGCGACGCTCGAGCTCGCCGGCGACGAGCTGGCCGAACTCTCGGCGGCGTCCGCGTAG
- a CDS encoding 2-hydroxyacid dehydrogenase, which translates to MTDAALTVTVPDATLRDALGPLPEGVRVLEWDFRGKPPAERIDLAVPPYMGGNAVLGALDGVPVGLVQSQSIGYDGVAALLPAGHVFANATSVHETSTAELALALVLASQRGIPRFVHDAAAGRWAPLPLRSLADRRVLILGYGGVGRAVEDRLVPFEVEVTRVASRARETDRGRVHGIDELPALLPEAEIVIVGLPLSDATAGLVDDAFLAALPDDALVVNVGRGPIIDTDAILAHAGRLRFALDVVDPEPLPDGHPLFAEPNVLITPHVGGASSAMLPRMAALVRRQVAHLLAGEAPENVVLRT; encoded by the coding sequence GTGACCGACGCCGCACTCACCGTGACCGTGCCCGATGCCACCCTGCGCGACGCGCTGGGCCCGCTGCCCGAGGGGGTGCGCGTGCTCGAGTGGGACTTCCGCGGGAAGCCGCCGGCCGAGCGGATCGACCTCGCCGTACCGCCGTACATGGGCGGCAACGCGGTGCTGGGCGCGCTCGACGGCGTGCCCGTGGGGCTCGTGCAGAGCCAGTCCATCGGCTACGACGGGGTGGCCGCCCTGCTGCCCGCGGGGCACGTGTTCGCCAACGCGACCAGCGTGCACGAGACCTCGACCGCCGAGCTCGCCCTGGCGCTGGTGCTGGCGTCGCAGCGCGGCATCCCGCGCTTCGTGCACGACGCGGCGGCGGGACGCTGGGCGCCCCTCCCCCTGCGCAGCCTTGCCGATCGCCGGGTGCTCATCCTCGGGTACGGCGGCGTCGGCCGGGCCGTCGAGGACCGGCTCGTGCCGTTCGAGGTCGAGGTGACCCGGGTGGCGAGCCGCGCGCGCGAGACCGACCGCGGTCGCGTGCACGGCATCGACGAGCTCCCCGCCCTGCTGCCGGAGGCCGAGATCGTGATCGTCGGCCTGCCGCTGTCGGACGCCACGGCCGGCCTGGTCGACGACGCGTTCCTGGCCGCCCTGCCCGACGACGCGCTCGTCGTGAACGTCGGGCGCGGCCCGATCATCGACACCGACGCGATCCTGGCGCACGCGGGCCGGCTGCGCTTCGCGCTCGACGTCGTGGACCCCGAGCCGCTGCCCGACGGGCATCCGCTCTTCGCCGAGCCGAACGTGCTCATCACCCCGCACGTCGGGGGCGCCTCGAGCGCGATGCTGCCCCGGATGGCCGCGCTCGTGCGCCGCCAGGTCGCGCACCTGCTCGCGGGCGAGGCGCCCGAGAACGTGGTGCTGCGCACCTGA
- a CDS encoding rhamnulokinase yields the protein MSASGHVAAIDLGATSGRVMLGSVGPNALELHAVGRFPNQPVRTINGLHWDLLALYRGAVDGLRAAVAEAPDVASIGVDSWAVDYALLRDGRMLGTPFHYRDERTAAGVEAVHAVTPFEELYRRNGLQFLPFNTVYQLAAERDGGLLSLADTMLLVPDLIAYFLTGEAVAERTNASTTGLVDVITHAWDTELAERLALPASVLPRLVEPGERIGATLGYVNDGIGATSPIDVVAVGSHDTASAVVAVPMRAETAAYISCGTWGLVGLELEQPVLTDAARQANFTNEGGVDSRVRFLHNVMGLWLLSESIREWERAGATVVLTDLLAAAAAVTAPVAVFDANDPRFLAPGDMPARIADWCREHDAPVPSTPAEFARSIVESLAEAFAVAVRTAAELSGRTVETIHMVGGGALNELLCQRTADRSGLPVLAGPVEATAIGNVLVQARAQGFAGGDLESLRDLVATAFAPRRYDPKG from the coding sequence ATGAGCGCATCGGGCCACGTCGCCGCGATCGACCTCGGCGCGACCAGCGGGCGGGTGATGCTCGGCTCGGTCGGGCCGAACGCACTCGAGCTGCACGCGGTCGGCCGGTTCCCGAACCAGCCCGTGCGCACGATCAACGGGCTGCACTGGGACCTGCTCGCGCTCTACCGCGGGGCGGTCGACGGCCTGCGCGCCGCGGTCGCCGAGGCGCCCGACGTGGCGAGCATCGGCGTCGACTCCTGGGCGGTCGACTATGCGCTGCTGCGCGACGGCCGCATGCTCGGCACGCCGTTCCACTACCGCGACGAGCGCACCGCGGCGGGCGTGGAGGCCGTGCACGCGGTCACGCCGTTCGAGGAGCTCTACCGACGCAACGGCCTGCAGTTCCTGCCGTTCAACACGGTGTACCAGCTCGCCGCCGAGCGCGACGGCGGCCTGCTGTCGCTCGCCGACACGATGCTGCTCGTGCCCGACCTCATCGCCTACTTCCTCACCGGCGAGGCGGTGGCCGAACGCACGAACGCCTCGACCACGGGACTCGTCGACGTGATCACGCACGCGTGGGACACCGAGCTCGCCGAGCGGCTGGCGCTGCCGGCATCCGTGCTGCCCCGCCTCGTCGAGCCCGGCGAGCGGATCGGCGCGACCCTCGGCTACGTGAACGACGGGATCGGCGCGACCTCGCCGATCGACGTCGTCGCGGTCGGCTCGCACGACACGGCCTCGGCCGTCGTCGCGGTGCCCATGCGCGCCGAGACCGCCGCGTACATCTCCTGCGGCACCTGGGGCCTCGTCGGCCTCGAGCTCGAGCAGCCGGTGCTGACGGATGCCGCGCGGCAGGCGAACTTCACGAACGAGGGCGGCGTCGACTCGCGCGTGCGCTTCCTGCACAACGTGATGGGGCTGTGGCTGCTGAGCGAGTCGATCCGCGAGTGGGAGCGCGCCGGAGCGACCGTCGTGCTCACCGACCTGCTGGCCGCCGCGGCCGCCGTCACCGCCCCCGTCGCGGTGTTCGACGCGAACGACCCGCGGTTCCTCGCGCCCGGCGACATGCCCGCGCGCATCGCCGACTGGTGCCGCGAGCACGACGCACCCGTGCCGTCGACGCCCGCCGAGTTCGCGCGCAGCATCGTCGAGAGCCTCGCCGAGGCGTTCGCCGTCGCGGTGCGCACGGCCGCCGAGCTGTCGGGCCGCACCGTCGAGACGATCCACATGGTCGGCGGCGGCGCGCTCAACGAGCTGCTCTGCCAGCGCACGGCCGACCGGTCGGGCCTTCCGGTGCTCGCCGGCCCGGTCGAGGCGACCGCGATCGGCAACGTGCTCGTGCAGGCGCGCGCGCAGGGCTTCGCGGGCGGCGACCTCGAGTCGCTGCGCGACCTCGTCGCCACGGCGTTCGCCCCGCGCCGCTACGATCCGAAGGGCTGA
- a CDS encoding DUF222 domain-containing protein yields MKEADGPGRERRHVPLAAGSASALEMLLAAAIVRSRTALVERTVGLAYEPGWSSGRADAPEPTPAAPRTALPVQTELPLPARPSITSRVGAAPATGQATPDSQARADASLDRLVAIEAEIAALQAARARVLADLATHADERAAVTASAAEHSLRPEQRVRELERRSLVAEVACALRMPERSTERLVDEAESLVHDLPTTLDDLATGHISYRHAQRLVDHALSLPPRARPAFEAAALPLAARLTPARFDARARRLRERMHPDTIAERARRAAEDRTVSLEPARDGMAWLHALLPAAPAAEAFARVRAAAASLSRIDGETRTETQLRADVLSDLLTGRADAPADATGCTTPDHATTGRTPPDQAPPDQAPPDHATTGRTTTDRTTTDEASSRPGTAPSTGAGRFARTRPTVFVTVPVMTLLGTTDEPGELHGVGPIDADTARELAGRAPSFIRILTHPETGARLSIGRDRYAVPSDLRAALITRDQTCRFPGCGRAAEQCEVDHVTDWARGGPTDAGNLAMLCPKHHHLRHETAWSTRTGPDPGTIQWRSPTGRHYTSDPPTQLPPAQDPPAQGPSAQGGPAQGGPAQGRPTPGRPTPGTPAQGRPTQETPAHGPRSECPRSEHRGPPDRCAPDVDPADRHPLDRCNPDRPMLERARRRRPPLADANDPPF; encoded by the coding sequence ATGAAGGAAGCGGACGGTCCCGGTCGCGAGCGGCGGCACGTGCCACTCGCCGCGGGCTCGGCGTCCGCCTTGGAGATGCTGCTCGCCGCAGCGATCGTGCGCTCCCGCACCGCGCTCGTCGAACGTACGGTGGGCCTGGCCTACGAACCCGGGTGGTCGAGCGGGCGAGCGGATGCCCCCGAGCCCACGCCCGCCGCACCGCGCACAGCGCTCCCGGTCCAGACCGAGCTCCCGCTTCCCGCACGGCCCTCGATCACGTCGCGGGTCGGCGCCGCGCCCGCCACGGGCCAGGCAACCCCCGACAGCCAGGCGCGTGCTGACGCCTCACTCGATCGCCTCGTCGCGATCGAGGCGGAGATCGCGGCGCTCCAGGCCGCTCGCGCGCGCGTGCTCGCAGACCTCGCTACCCACGCCGACGAGCGGGCCGCCGTCACCGCTTCCGCGGCGGAACACTCCCTGCGCCCCGAGCAGCGCGTGCGCGAACTCGAGCGTCGCTCCCTCGTGGCCGAGGTCGCGTGCGCGCTGCGCATGCCGGAGCGCTCGACGGAGCGGCTGGTCGACGAGGCCGAGTCGCTCGTGCACGACCTGCCCACCACGCTCGACGACCTCGCGACCGGGCACATCTCGTACCGGCACGCGCAGCGCCTGGTGGACCACGCGCTGAGCCTGCCTCCTCGGGCGCGGCCGGCGTTCGAGGCGGCAGCGTTGCCGCTCGCCGCCCGGCTGACCCCGGCCCGGTTCGATGCCCGGGCCCGGCGGCTGCGCGAGCGGATGCATCCCGACACCATCGCCGAGCGGGCACGCCGCGCCGCCGAAGACCGTACGGTCTCGCTCGAACCCGCCCGCGACGGCATGGCGTGGCTGCACGCCCTCCTGCCCGCCGCGCCCGCCGCCGAGGCCTTCGCCCGCGTGCGCGCGGCCGCCGCGAGCCTGTCGCGCATCGACGGCGAGACCCGCACCGAGACGCAACTGCGCGCCGACGTCCTGTCCGACCTCCTCACCGGTCGCGCGGATGCTCCCGCCGACGCCACCGGGTGCACCACGCCCGACCATGCCACCACCGGCCGCACCCCGCCCGACCAGGCCCCGCCCGACCAGGCCCCGCCCGACCATGCCACCACCGGCCGCACGACAACCGACCGCACGACAACCGACGAGGCGTCGAGCCGGCCGGGCACCGCACCCTCGACGGGTGCCGGGCGGTTCGCGCGCACCCGTCCCACGGTGTTCGTGACCGTTCCGGTCATGACCCTCCTGGGCACGACCGACGAACCCGGCGAACTGCACGGCGTGGGCCCGATCGACGCCGACACCGCCCGCGAGCTCGCGGGCCGGGCGCCGAGCTTCATCCGCATCCTCACGCACCCCGAGACCGGCGCCCGCCTCTCCATCGGCCGCGACCGGTACGCCGTCCCGTCCGACCTCCGTGCCGCGCTCATCACCCGCGACCAGACCTGCCGCTTCCCCGGCTGCGGCCGAGCCGCCGAACAGTGCGAGGTCGACCACGTCACCGACTGGGCACGCGGCGGACCCACCGACGCCGGCAACCTCGCCATGCTCTGCCCGAAGCACCACCACCTCAGGCACGAGACCGCCTGGAGCACCCGAACGGGGCCCGACCCCGGCACCATCCAGTGGCGCTCCCCCACCGGGCGCCACTACACCAGCGACCCGCCCACGCAGCTCCCACCCGCGCAAGACCCACCGGCGCAGGGACCATCGGCACAGGGCGGACCGGCACAGGGCGGACCGGCACAGGGCAGACCGACACCGGGCAGACCGACACCGGGCACGCCCGCGCAGGGCCGCCCGACACAGGAGACACCCGCGCACGGCCCACGTTCGGAGTGTCCACGTTCGGAGCATCGCGGCCCGCCGGACCGCTGCGCACCCGATGTCGACCCGGCCGACCGGCACCCGCTCGACCGCTGCAACCCGGATCGCCCGATGCTCGAACGAGCGCGCCGCCGACGCCCGCCACTCGCGGACGCGAACGACCCGCCGTTCTGA
- a CDS encoding FadR/GntR family transcriptional regulator encodes MTTTPGPAASDAPRAWKTVLEHVEQALLDGTLRPGDRLPGERQLSTDLGVGRSSVREAIRVLEVLGLIRTRSGSGPNAGAIIVATPRGGMSALMRLQVAAQGFPVDDVVRTRLLLEASVVGELAAAAHEHDLADALQLLEAMEPPGLDPEEFLALDAQFHVALAEASGNQVITAMMAGLRSAIEGYVLAGVPHIPHWGETADRLRAEHREIVRAIDAGDPDAAAARIRDHIAGYYAESLLDPRAPATSPTQTQTTTQTQTPTPR; translated from the coding sequence GTGACGACGACGCCCGGCCCCGCGGCATCCGACGCCCCCCGCGCGTGGAAGACCGTGCTCGAGCACGTCGAGCAGGCGCTGCTCGACGGCACGCTCCGGCCCGGCGACCGCCTTCCCGGCGAGCGCCAGCTCTCGACCGACCTCGGCGTGGGCCGCTCGAGCGTGCGCGAGGCGATCCGCGTGCTCGAGGTGCTGGGGCTCATCCGCACCCGGTCGGGCTCCGGTCCGAACGCCGGCGCGATCATCGTGGCGACCCCGCGCGGCGGCATGTCGGCGCTCATGCGCCTGCAGGTCGCGGCCCAGGGCTTCCCGGTCGACGACGTGGTGCGCACGCGCCTCCTGCTCGAGGCATCCGTCGTCGGCGAGCTCGCCGCCGCCGCCCACGAGCACGACCTCGCCGACGCGCTCCAGCTCCTCGAGGCGATGGAACCGCCCGGGCTCGACCCCGAGGAGTTCCTCGCGCTCGACGCGCAGTTCCACGTCGCGCTGGCCGAGGCATCGGGCAACCAGGTCATCACCGCGATGATGGCCGGCCTCCGCAGCGCGATCGAGGGCTACGTGCTCGCCGGCGTGCCGCACATCCCCCACTGGGGCGAGACCGCCGACCGGCTGCGCGCCGAGCACCGCGAGATCGTGCGCGCGATCGACGCCGGCGACCCCGACGCCGCCGCCGCGCGCATCCGCGACCACATCGCCGGGTACTACGCCGAGTCGCTGCTCGACCCGCGGGCCCCCGCGACCTCCCCCACCCAGACCCAGACCACGACCCAGACCCAGACCCCGACCCCGCGATAG
- a CDS encoding sensor histidine kinase — MRPRIRPVDVAIAALVLVLGQLEAWAGVGAISAPGPDWARALAFGLAAAALVLRRRHPLAVLAAVSGVLLVEFAAFGAPEGYAILLAPVIAIFTVGRLTPMPASLWGLAVGAGFWAGWAWTDPLNATLDDRVSALVWLAPWVIAWLVGALVRTRVTVREQRRTERAAHESRAIAEERNRIARELHDVVGHGLSVMTVQAAAVRRRLDPSQATERSALESVEAVGRESLAEMRRLVGVLRTDEAASREPPPGVDAIDRLAERVTDAGLPVTVTTSGTVREVPVALDIAAYRIVQEGLTNAMRHAQGATGARVDIDFGERVLGLRVRDDGTAPVDADAFGAGLTGLRERAAVHGGALRFGPAEGGGCELRAELPWAEP, encoded by the coding sequence GTGAGGCCGCGCATCCGCCCCGTGGACGTCGCGATCGCCGCGCTCGTGCTGGTGCTGGGCCAGCTGGAGGCGTGGGCGGGCGTCGGCGCGATCAGCGCGCCCGGGCCGGACTGGGCGCGCGCGCTCGCGTTCGGGCTCGCGGCGGCGGCGCTGGTCCTCCGCAGGAGGCATCCGCTCGCCGTGCTGGCCGCCGTCTCCGGCGTGCTGCTGGTCGAGTTCGCGGCGTTCGGCGCACCCGAGGGGTACGCGATCCTGCTGGCACCGGTCATCGCGATCTTCACCGTCGGGCGGCTCACGCCGATGCCCGCGTCGCTGTGGGGCCTCGCCGTCGGCGCCGGGTTCTGGGCGGGGTGGGCGTGGACCGACCCGCTGAACGCCACGCTCGACGACCGGGTCTCCGCGCTGGTCTGGCTCGCGCCCTGGGTCATCGCCTGGCTGGTCGGCGCGCTCGTGCGCACGAGGGTCACGGTGCGCGAGCAACGGCGCACCGAGCGCGCCGCACACGAGTCGCGGGCGATCGCCGAGGAACGCAACCGCATCGCACGCGAGCTGCACGACGTGGTCGGGCACGGCCTGTCGGTGATGACCGTGCAGGCGGCCGCCGTGCGCCGCAGGCTCGACCCGTCGCAGGCGACGGAGCGCAGCGCACTGGAGTCGGTCGAGGCGGTGGGGCGGGAGTCGCTGGCCGAGATGCGGCGGCTCGTGGGCGTGCTGCGCACCGACGAGGCGGCCAGCCGCGAGCCGCCACCCGGCGTCGACGCGATCGACCGGCTCGCCGAGCGGGTGACCGACGCGGGCCTGCCCGTCACGGTCACCACGTCGGGCACCGTGCGCGAGGTTCCGGTGGCACTCGACATCGCTGCGTACCGGATCGTGCAGGAGGGGCTCACGAACGCGATGCGCCACGCGCAGGGGGCGACCGGCGCCCGGGTCGACATCGACTTCGGCGAGCGGGTGCTCGGGCTTCGGGTGCGCGACGACGGCACGGCGCCGGTCGATGCGGACGCGTTCGGCGCGGGGTTGACGGGACTCCGCGAACGCGCGGCGGTGCACGGGGGCGCGCTCCGATTCGGCCCGGCGGAGGGCGGCGGGTGCGAGCTGCGCGCCGAGCTGCCGTGGGCGGAGCCGTGA